The following proteins are encoded in a genomic region of Streptomyces lunaelactis:
- a CDS encoding UbiX family flavin prenyltransferase, which produces MNDAKRTPWVVGVSGASGTPYAAAVLRGLLAAGESVDLVVSRASRLTLLDETAIAFRDAHWRTDLREWLARGADGKPGTFEVDVEAVRHWGAGDLAAGPSSGSYPVKGMLIVPASTACVAGVALGLSKDLLQRAASVTLKERRKLVVAVRETPLNGQTLRHLVTLDEAGAVVLPASPAFYAGATHIQDLVDFVAGRVLDAAGVPHELYRRWEGELGGSRTD; this is translated from the coding sequence ATGAACGACGCCAAGCGCACCCCGTGGGTGGTGGGCGTCTCCGGCGCGTCCGGGACGCCCTACGCCGCCGCCGTGCTGCGCGGGCTGCTGGCCGCCGGCGAGAGCGTGGACCTGGTGGTCAGCCGTGCCTCGCGCCTCACGCTGCTCGACGAGACCGCGATCGCGTTCCGTGACGCGCACTGGCGCACGGACCTGCGGGAGTGGCTGGCGCGCGGGGCCGACGGAAAGCCGGGCACCTTCGAGGTAGATGTCGAGGCAGTGCGGCACTGGGGCGCGGGAGACCTGGCCGCCGGGCCGTCCTCGGGTTCGTACCCGGTCAAGGGGATGCTGATCGTGCCCGCGTCCACGGCGTGTGTGGCCGGGGTGGCGCTCGGGCTCTCGAAGGATCTGCTGCAGCGGGCGGCGAGCGTGACGCTCAAGGAGCGGCGGAAGCTGGTGGTCGCGGTGCGGGAGACTCCGCTGAACGGACAGACCCTCAGGCATCTGGTGACGCTGGACGAGGCGGGCGCCGTGGTGCTGCCCGCCTCACCGGCGTTCTACGCGGGGGCGACACACATCCAGGATCTGGTGGACTTCGTCGCGGGGCGGGTGCTGGACGCGGCAGGGGTGCCGCATGAGCTGTACCGCCGTTGGGAGGGAGAGCTGGGTGGCTCTCGTACGGACTAG